The following coding sequences lie in one Paenibacillus durus ATCC 35681 genomic window:
- a CDS encoding discoidin domain-containing protein, whose protein sequence is MREPGKARPLSILLKLTGLAILFLLSVSFLGSEETERQESGMSKFSSAYKTAAAAPAGDIIWQLGSRDASAGEFAPSDTSSARSTVSLKSSKPDASVLKKVPSGLDGRSAPELSISYRLSKIPENGVLFQVSILDAYKSVPQMAVFSNSELSGIIQIAGVAGTGSEYKFRKTYELYIPKEQLQVGDNELKLKAVHSLYASSAEEQYLWWTWDDLKLLSLDSPIPEPIHGSYVLTGTMVTNKQFYFDTGATIHLPYIMKWLGVAYSGNIMRTGGASDVNFSRSDLENYYKVLKDYNMQAVALYLYTGDIKLNADGSLPESAKKKLTEYFQKYGSYIQYYEVDNEPGLFNRSKAVNLAIAEWLNKEGKKIAPHLQTVAPGWTYWPKYKEDPCEKSQRGGVKQCGDPDGWERDPAQRMELEQDTDLTNGHSYGESYVAKNGGSFTENLKTFKGSNNGLPKKMLVTEFGTSDTHVDDYRYGAEERTSAAFDRIMRAHIGYADMFVQHAAFFYNYSLFQFKNLNLKNHDPAKTEIYYTKENEDSRVSIMRRLSLAYATHGAPLTYRLLNKSALADKLVYVRAVDTSKLAPLAGTNAASNKVLVNLVNFEDTQQTVSVKVTLPKKTAYEGERFGSGDTYEKARRYVTGLNAGPDLTFTETLAPGEAVQYILQPSAAVQDEAPRDLTATAARGTSVQLNWLEAPGTGYDVFRSEGTGGEMKTIAKGVGDTSYIDRGLREGEVYTYAVRVTGSGLLSDKAQITATGLVPLDRTGWKVTDNINQSPKKLSYTIDGDPSTRWDTGVNMTPGEAIQIDMGISHMIEAVQMDTSRSPYDYPRGYSIYVSEDAVNWERAANGRGKKDVDMYPFSQRKARYVKIIQTGAGGNFWSIHELQIYSRE, encoded by the coding sequence ATGAGAGAACCAGGAAAAGCCCGGCCTTTATCTATACTTCTGAAGCTTACAGGACTTGCCATCTTATTCTTGCTGTCTGTATCGTTTTTGGGGAGTGAAGAGACGGAGAGGCAGGAAAGCGGGATGAGCAAGTTCTCCTCCGCGTATAAGACGGCAGCTGCAGCCCCTGCGGGTGATATCATCTGGCAGCTCGGCAGCCGTGATGCATCGGCCGGCGAGTTCGCGCCGAGTGACACTTCAAGCGCCAGAAGTACGGTCAGCCTAAAATCATCGAAGCCGGACGCGTCCGTGCTTAAAAAAGTGCCCTCCGGTCTTGACGGCAGGAGCGCGCCTGAACTAAGTATATCTTACCGTTTGAGCAAAATCCCGGAGAACGGGGTTCTGTTCCAGGTAAGCATTCTCGACGCCTATAAGTCGGTTCCGCAGATGGCGGTATTCTCGAACAGCGAGCTGTCGGGGATTATTCAGATCGCGGGTGTTGCGGGAACGGGCAGCGAATACAAATTCCGCAAAACGTATGAACTTTATATCCCGAAGGAACAACTGCAAGTCGGTGACAACGAGCTTAAGCTGAAGGCCGTTCATTCCCTATATGCGTCGAGCGCGGAGGAGCAGTATTTATGGTGGACTTGGGATGATCTGAAATTGCTGTCTTTGGATTCCCCGATTCCCGAGCCGATTCACGGCAGTTATGTGCTTACGGGCACGATGGTAACCAACAAGCAGTTTTATTTTGATACAGGCGCCACCATTCATCTGCCTTACATTATGAAGTGGCTGGGCGTGGCCTACAGCGGCAATATTATGCGTACGGGCGGCGCCAGCGATGTGAACTTTTCCCGTTCCGATTTGGAGAATTACTATAAGGTGCTTAAGGATTATAATATGCAGGCGGTCGCGCTGTATTTGTACACCGGGGATATCAAGCTAAATGCGGACGGCTCGCTGCCGGAAAGCGCGAAGAAGAAGCTGACCGAATATTTTCAGAAATACGGCTCTTACATTCAATATTACGAGGTGGACAATGAGCCGGGGTTGTTTAACCGCTCCAAAGCCGTCAATCTGGCGATAGCCGAATGGCTGAATAAGGAGGGCAAAAAAATTGCGCCCCATCTGCAGACGGTCGCTCCCGGCTGGACGTACTGGCCGAAGTACAAGGAGGACCCCTGTGAAAAAAGCCAACGGGGCGGCGTAAAGCAGTGCGGAGACCCCGACGGCTGGGAACGCGATCCCGCGCAGCGGATGGAGCTGGAGCAGGACACCGATCTCACCAATGGGCATTCTTACGGCGAATCTTACGTTGCCAAGAATGGCGGCAGCTTCACTGAGAACCTGAAGACGTTCAAAGGCTCGAACAACGGCCTCCCCAAAAAAATGCTGGTTACAGAGTTCGGCACCTCCGACACCCATGTGGACGATTATCGTTACGGGGCGGAGGAGCGGACGTCAGCCGCATTTGACCGGATTATGAGAGCCCACATCGGCTATGCGGATATGTTCGTGCAGCACGCCGCTTTTTTCTACAACTATAGTCTGTTCCAATTCAAGAACCTCAATCTGAAAAATCACGACCCGGCCAAGACGGAAATTTATTACACAAAAGAGAACGAGGATTCACGCGTCAGCATCATGCGCAGATTGAGCCTGGCTTATGCCACCCATGGCGCTCCACTTACCTACCGTCTGCTCAACAAAAGCGCTCTTGCCGACAAGCTGGTCTATGTCCGGGCTGTGGATACATCCAAGCTGGCCCCGCTGGCGGGAACGAATGCTGCCTCGAACAAGGTGCTGGTTAACCTCGTCAACTTCGAGGATACGCAGCAGACCGTCAGCGTCAAGGTTACTCTGCCCAAGAAAACGGCGTACGAGGGAGAACGCTTTGGAAGCGGCGATACGTATGAAAAAGCGCGCCGCTACGTGACCGGACTGAATGCGGGACCTGATCTGACCTTCACGGAGACGCTGGCGCCGGGAGAAGCGGTTCAGTATATTTTGCAGCCATCCGCTGCGGTGCAGGACGAGGCCCCGCGAGACCTGACGGCCACCGCGGCCAGAGGGACTTCCGTGCAGCTCAACTGGCTGGAAGCGCCCGGAACCGGCTATGATGTGTTTCGTTCAGAGGGGACGGGGGGCGAAATGAAAACCATAGCAAAGGGTGTTGGCGACACATCATACATCGACCGGGGGCTAAGAGAAGGAGAGGTGTACACCTACGCGGTAAGGGTGACGGGCTCGGGCCTGCTATCGGACAAGGCGCAAATTACGGCTACCGGTCTTGTTCCGCTGGACAGGACCGGGTGGAAGGTGACGGACAATATTAACCAGAGCCCAAAGAAGTTGTCCTACACGATCGACGGAGATCCGAGCACGCGTTGGGATACCGGAGTAAACATGACTCCCGGCGAGGCCATTCAGATCGATATGGGAATTTCGCATATGATTGAAGCCGTCCAGATGGATACCTCGCGTTCTCCTTATGATTATCCCAGGGGTTATTCCATCTATGTGTCAGAGGATGCGGTCAACTGGGAGCGGGCTGCTAACGGAAGGGGGAAGAAGGACGTCGACATGTATCCCTTTTCGCAAAGAAAGGCCAGGTATGTAAAAATCATCCAAACCGGCGCCGGCGGGAACTTCTGGTCCATCCATGAACTGCAAATATACTCAAGAGAATAG
- a CDS encoding AIM24 family protein — protein sequence MKAEVQDRGNALSGEALTFTLEENEELHVLHPQQIIAYQGPSSGRADRFMDVKGMYRKRKLIRADMTGPCRFTAALPPGYSVKTVTLDGKDDLLYDFKHLFYYSKGINMQTRVLSVKNMIVTRDVVKVRFSGSGSIGILTEGVVCEAALDPVQPLYVDAGSVIAYPENAVLELTVYGNHLASQHMSYHWKMTGNGPVLFQAGRQNRRFERENDEDGLFKRLLREILPFGGVFIK from the coding sequence GTGAAGGCGGAAGTACAGGACAGAGGAAACGCCTTGAGCGGAGAGGCTCTGACTTTCACGCTGGAGGAGAACGAGGAACTTCATGTGCTGCATCCGCAGCAGATTATCGCTTATCAGGGGCCATCCTCCGGGCGGGCCGACCGATTCATGGATGTAAAGGGAATGTACCGCAAGCGTAAGCTGATCCGGGCGGATATGACCGGTCCTTGCCGGTTTACGGCGGCTCTGCCTCCGGGCTACAGCGTCAAGACGGTTACGCTGGACGGCAAGGACGATTTGCTCTACGACTTCAAGCACCTGTTCTACTATAGCAAAGGAATTAACATGCAGACCCGCGTGCTAAGCGTAAAGAATATGATCGTGACCCGGGACGTCGTCAAAGTCAGGTTCTCCGGCAGCGGAAGCATCGGCATCCTGACGGAAGGAGTCGTATGCGAAGCCGCTCTGGACCCGGTGCAGCCTTTATATGTCGATGCGGGCAGTGTGATCGCCTACCCCGAGAATGCTGTGCTTGAGCTGACGGTCTACGGCAACCATCTGGCCAGCCAGCATATGAGCTATCACTGGAAAATGACCGGCAACGGCCCTGTTCTCTTTCAGGCCGGGCGGCAGAACCGGAGATTTGAACGGGAGAATGATGAGGACGGTCTTTTCAAGCGGCTGCTGAGGGAAATCCTTCCCTTCGGCGGCGTATTTATCAAATAA
- a CDS encoding glycosyl hydrolase: MKVHRMYRLFFFMLSLCLLWTFVLPAGSGSPAIASAAEAPGRPVNPDASPEAVKLLSYLYSISGTRIITGQHDYLESPDEFNNKLQVTSSRYAALHGYELGAINGQTDGAVTWLRQNVVSSAIQWYKAGGIVAMTYHANLPGTAYDWANVQKSLSQADFDKYVTPGTAQYNSLITELDKVAVSLKTLRDAGVPVLWRPYHEMNGDWFWWGKKNNFAALWNIMYDRFVNVHKLNNLLWVWSPNAPNSWADPYVKTYPGADKVDILAADIYNKDFNQYYYDSLLTLAAGKPIAIGESGEMPDPAMLPKSQSKWVFMMTWGKMLYENNSTTTIKSFLNNGFTLTRDEIITGMASFTVSAALPSPTPSPTPSPSPSPTPSPSPTPTPSPTPSPTPSPTPTPTPSPTPAPTPAPIFQPIGEGSGTLDHANDPGGTEPAPSVTPEPSQPRNGLIGEYFSNMQLSGTPALVREESAIDFNWGAGTPDSSFGPDYFSVRWSGKIKARYTENYSFYTSSDDGIRLWVNGTPVIISWSAQYGVERKGRIDLEAGKLYDIKVEYYDNTGSAKARLMWESPSQIKETVPASAFYLSGSL; the protein is encoded by the coding sequence TTGAAAGTTCACCGTATGTATCGACTATTCTTTTTTATGCTATCCCTGTGTCTGCTCTGGACATTTGTCCTGCCCGCGGGTTCAGGAAGCCCGGCGATTGCTTCGGCTGCGGAGGCTCCGGGGCGCCCGGTCAACCCTGATGCTTCTCCCGAAGCGGTCAAGCTGCTGAGCTACCTGTACTCGATTTCCGGAACCCGCATTATTACCGGCCAGCATGATTATCTGGAAAGTCCGGACGAGTTCAACAACAAGCTTCAAGTAACGAGCAGCAGGTATGCAGCCCTCCATGGATATGAGCTTGGGGCGATTAACGGGCAAACGGATGGCGCCGTGACATGGCTGCGGCAAAATGTCGTCAGCAGCGCCATCCAGTGGTATAAGGCCGGCGGTATCGTCGCCATGACGTATCATGCGAATCTTCCCGGTACGGCTTATGACTGGGCGAACGTGCAAAAATCGCTGTCCCAGGCCGATTTTGACAAGTATGTCACGCCTGGAACTGCGCAGTACAACAGCCTGATCACGGAGCTCGACAAAGTGGCGGTATCGCTGAAAACTCTGCGTGATGCCGGGGTGCCTGTACTGTGGCGTCCGTACCATGAAATGAACGGCGATTGGTTCTGGTGGGGCAAGAAGAACAATTTTGCAGCTCTGTGGAATATTATGTATGACCGTTTTGTTAATGTTCATAAACTTAACAATCTGCTGTGGGTATGGAGCCCGAACGCGCCGAACAGCTGGGCCGATCCTTACGTCAAGACCTATCCCGGTGCGGATAAGGTAGACATTCTGGCGGCGGACATTTATAACAAGGATTTCAATCAGTACTATTATGACAGCTTGTTGACTCTGGCTGCCGGCAAGCCGATTGCCATTGGTGAGAGCGGCGAAATGCCCGATCCGGCGATGCTGCCCAAATCACAGAGCAAATGGGTCTTTATGATGACTTGGGGCAAAATGCTGTACGAGAACAACAGCACTACAACCATTAAGAGCTTTCTGAACAACGGGTTTACGTTAACCCGCGATGAGATCATTACGGGAATGGCTTCGTTTACGGTGTCGGCAGCATTACCAAGTCCGACACCTAGCCCGACGCCATCACCATCGCCGAGTCCGACGCCATCGCCGAGCCCAACGCCAACGCCGAGTCCAACACCGTCACCGACGCCGAGCCCAACACCAACGCCGACGCCGAGTCCAACACCGGCTCCGACTCCGGCTCCGATTTTTCAGCCGATAGGAGAAGGTTCGGGGACGCTGGATCATGCGAATGACCCGGGCGGCACGGAACCAGCACCTTCGGTCACGCCGGAGCCTTCGCAGCCCCGCAACGGGCTGATTGGCGAATATTTCTCCAATATGCAGCTTTCCGGAACGCCTGCGCTGGTAAGGGAAGAATCGGCCATCGATTTTAACTGGGGAGCCGGAACACCGGACAGCTCTTTCGGCCCTGACTATTTTTCCGTCCGTTGGAGCGGTAAAATCAAGGCACGCTATACCGAGAACTATTCCTTCTATACAAGTTCGGATGATGGCATACGGTTATGGGTCAACGGGACGCCCGTCATTATCAGCTGGTCCGCTCAATACGGAGTAGAGCGGAAGGGAAGAATCGATCTGGAAGCCGGGAAACTGTACGACATTAAAGTAGAATATTACGATAATACGGGGAGCGCCAAAGCTCGTCTGATGTGGGAAAGCCCAAGCCAAATTAAGGAAACCGTTCCCGCGAGCGCGTTTTATCTTTCCGGATCGCTTTGA
- a CDS encoding UDP-glucose dehydrogenase family protein: MNLAVIGTGYVGLVSGVCFTLGGNHVICVDKDEDKIAKLKQMKSPIYEPGIETLIEMNLKEGRLQFSSDIQESVRRSDIVILAVGTPSLPNGEANLQYIESAAADIGRAMEGYKIIMTKSTVPVGTNEKIRQIIAANTGYPFDIVSAPEFLREGSAIQDTLHPDRIIIGLDNPALEPVMRELHQGFTDNIVVTDIRSAEMIKYASNAFLATKISFINEIANICEKVGADVTEVAEGMGLDKRIGSSFLQAGIGYGGSCFPKDTKALIQIAGNVDYEFKLLKSVVEVNQGQRYMIIAKLHESLGSLHGASIGIWGLAFKPNTDDVRESPAREIIEALVTEGAHVKVYDPIAADNFRQQYNHPNIQWCAVAEEAASGSDALCLLTDWGVFKDINLHLVSASMRKPILIDGRNVYSKEQIEGTGLEYYSVGRPRMGGLSGYSPSVAGAV; the protein is encoded by the coding sequence ATGAATCTGGCGGTAATCGGCACCGGCTATGTCGGCCTCGTATCCGGCGTATGCTTCACACTTGGGGGTAACCACGTCATTTGCGTCGACAAGGATGAGGACAAGATAGCCAAACTGAAACAGATGAAGTCGCCAATCTACGAACCGGGAATCGAGACACTGATTGAAATGAACCTGAAAGAGGGAAGATTGCAATTCTCCTCCGATATTCAGGAGTCGGTGCGCCGCTCGGATATCGTCATTCTCGCCGTAGGAACGCCTTCTCTTCCGAACGGCGAAGCGAATTTGCAGTACATTGAAAGCGCGGCGGCGGATATCGGACGGGCGATGGAGGGCTATAAGATCATTATGACGAAATCGACCGTTCCCGTAGGAACGAACGAGAAAATCCGTCAGATTATCGCCGCTAACACCGGGTATCCGTTCGATATCGTGTCAGCGCCGGAATTCTTAAGGGAAGGCTCGGCCATTCAGGATACACTGCATCCCGACCGGATCATTATCGGTCTGGACAATCCGGCCTTGGAGCCTGTCATGAGGGAGCTTCATCAAGGATTCACCGACAATATTGTCGTCACCGATATCCGCAGCGCAGAGATGATCAAGTACGCATCGAATGCTTTTCTGGCGACGAAGATCTCGTTCATCAATGAGATTGCCAATATTTGCGAAAAGGTCGGCGCGGATGTGACCGAGGTGGCCGAGGGAATGGGTCTGGACAAGCGGATCGGTTCGTCCTTCCTTCAAGCCGGTATTGGATACGGCGGCTCCTGCTTCCCTAAAGACACGAAAGCGCTGATTCAGATCGCCGGTAATGTCGATTACGAGTTCAAACTGCTTAAATCGGTGGTGGAAGTCAATCAGGGCCAGCGGTATATGATCATCGCCAAGCTGCATGAATCGCTTGGAAGCCTGCATGGCGCGAGTATCGGCATCTGGGGGCTTGCCTTCAAGCCGAATACGGACGACGTACGCGAATCGCCGGCAAGGGAAATCATTGAGGCGCTAGTGACGGAAGGCGCGCACGTGAAGGTGTACGATCCGATCGCCGCGGATAATTTCCGCCAGCAGTACAATCACCCGAACATTCAATGGTGCGCTGTGGCGGAGGAAGCAGCGTCCGGCAGTGACGCGCTCTGCCTGCTGACGGACTGGGGCGTATTCAAGGATATCAATCTGCATCTGGTATCCGCGAGCATGCGCAAGCCGATCCTGATCGACGGCCGCAATGTATACTCCAAGGAGCAGATCGAAGGAACCGGGCTGGAATACTATTCGGTAGGACGCCCTCGAATGGGCGGGCTCAGCGGCTATTCTCCGAGTGTGGCGGGGGCGGTATAA
- a CDS encoding sugar phosphate nucleotidyltransferase: MKLVLLSGGSGKRLWPLSNDSRSKQFLKVLESPLGEPESMVQRVWRQLGEAGLAESSYLATGRGQVEMIQSQLGTDVKIIIEPERRDTFPAIALTAVYLYSVEGVRPDETVAILPVDPYVEGSFFGSVSQLEQALDDSGANLALIGVVPELPSEKYGYIIPSSAEARENGVMPVNGFLEKPDRLRAEELIGQGALWNCGVFAFRLGYLLDILQQKGLPLTYEELQKQYKLLSSISFDYEVVEREEKIVVQPYDGFWKDLGTWNTLTEEMASNQMGKGVLTEDSSTSCLVNELDIPITVIGAQDLIIAASPDGILVTHKSESPRIKEVLKGTEQRPMYEERRWGHYRVIDYVKYRESSEVLTKRIFIAEGKNISYQYHLKRSEIWTFISGEASIILNEKMHKVKAGDVVRIPEGTKHSILALTDVEFIEVQTGSELVEEDNIRITLDWKDIELQQFIS; encoded by the coding sequence ATGAAATTGGTGCTTTTATCTGGCGGTTCGGGAAAACGGCTGTGGCCTCTGTCCAATGATTCACGTTCGAAACAGTTCCTGAAGGTTCTGGAAAGCCCGCTCGGCGAACCTGAATCGATGGTCCAGCGGGTATGGCGGCAGCTGGGAGAAGCGGGGCTCGCGGAATCGTCGTATCTGGCGACAGGACGCGGACAGGTGGAAATGATTCAGAGCCAGCTCGGCACGGACGTGAAGATTATTATCGAGCCCGAACGCCGCGATACCTTCCCGGCGATTGCGCTTACGGCCGTCTATCTGTATTCGGTAGAGGGCGTGCGGCCGGATGAGACGGTGGCGATTCTGCCGGTCGATCCTTATGTGGAAGGCTCCTTCTTCGGATCGGTTTCGCAGCTTGAGCAGGCGCTGGACGACAGCGGCGCGAACCTGGCGTTGATCGGCGTCGTGCCGGAGCTGCCTTCGGAGAAATATGGCTACATTATCCCTTCGAGCGCTGAAGCTCGGGAGAATGGAGTCATGCCGGTGAACGGTTTCCTTGAGAAGCCGGACCGCCTGCGCGCCGAAGAGCTGATTGGACAGGGCGCTTTGTGGAACTGCGGGGTATTCGCCTTCCGGCTCGGATACCTGCTTGATATTTTGCAGCAAAAAGGGCTGCCCTTAACCTACGAGGAGCTGCAGAAGCAGTACAAACTGCTCTCTTCGATCAGCTTCGATTATGAGGTAGTTGAACGCGAGGAAAAAATCGTTGTTCAACCGTACGACGGATTCTGGAAGGACCTGGGCACTTGGAATACGCTGACCGAAGAGATGGCGAGCAACCAGATGGGCAAGGGCGTTCTGACCGAGGATTCCTCGACAAGCTGCCTTGTCAACGAGCTTGATATTCCGATCACGGTAATCGGTGCTCAGGATCTGATTATCGCCGCTAGTCCGGACGGCATTCTCGTTACTCACAAATCGGAAAGCCCGCGTATCAAAGAGGTGCTGAAGGGCACCGAGCAAAGACCGATGTACGAGGAACGCCGATGGGGCCACTACCGGGTGATCGACTATGTCAAATACCGGGAAAGCAGCGAAGTGCTGACCAAGCGGATTTTTATCGCAGAGGGAAAAAATATCAGCTACCAGTACCATCTCAAGCGCAGTGAAATCTGGACGTTCATCAGCGGGGAAGCCAGCATCATCCTGAATGAAAAAATGCATAAGGTAAAAGCGGGAGATGTTGTGCGCATACCGGAAGGGACGAAGCACAGCATTCTGGCTCTGACCGATGTGGAGTTCATCGAAGTGCAGACCGGATCGGAGCTCGTGGAAGAGGACAATATCCGCATTACGCTGGATTGGAAGGACATTGAACTGCAGCAGTTTATTTCTTAA
- a CDS encoding Dps family protein, with product MSTDLKTQTELHATLNRQTANWTLLGIKLHHYHWFVTGTDFFTLHSQFEEYYNEAAEYVDTVAERLLAIGGKPASTMKEYLALSSLEEAKGGESAKEMVAALVKDYTTIAQELSAGITLAEASGDQPTGDLFIGIRASVEKHIWMLNAYLA from the coding sequence ATGAGTACTGATCTGAAAACTCAAACCGAACTGCATGCCACATTGAATCGTCAAACTGCCAACTGGACACTGCTGGGAATTAAGCTTCATCATTACCACTGGTTTGTTACCGGAACGGATTTCTTCACGCTTCACAGCCAATTCGAAGAGTATTATAACGAAGCTGCTGAATATGTGGATACTGTGGCGGAACGTCTGCTTGCGATCGGCGGTAAACCCGCTTCCACGATGAAAGAATATTTGGCTCTGTCCAGCCTGGAGGAAGCGAAAGGCGGCGAGAGCGCCAAGGAAATGGTAGCGGCTTTGGTCAAGGATTACACGACTATCGCGCAAGAGCTGAGCGCCGGCATTACACTGGCTGAAGCGTCCGGCGATCAACCGACAGGCGATCTGTTCATCGGTATCAGAGCGAGTGTCGAGAAGCATATCTGGATGCTGAACGCTTACCTCGCCTAA
- a CDS encoding glycosyl hydrolase: MTLNIFRKQRLFVVTMPLILLAAILPWVNTDNISPAVPKTVSPVNSSASAESRNLLEYLVNLSGNGLISGQHDYLESPDEFTGKLKKAAGSDAVLHGYELGAVNGQSPGMIDRQREAVVKSAINWYKSGGIVAMTFHENLPGTSPTWSNISKSLSQSDFDAYVTPGTAQYDMLIADLDRTAVYLKQLQAAGVPVLWRPYHEMNGDWFWWGKKNNFSALWNIMYDRYVGKHKLNNLLWVWNPNAPNGWADAYAPYYPGADKVDILAADIYNNDFQQTYYDSLLTLADGKPIAIGESGELPDPQLLAKSQSKWVYMMTWGKMLTENNSQQKISSFMSADYTLSKDDFIRMTNWQPEAAGNGLKGDYFSNKDLKGKPFLSRTDANLNFIWHDAPPANGMERNFYSVRWQGHVQAPVTGSYTIKAVSDDGVRVWIGGKLIIDSWVPQNDVAREGSIWLKGNTRYDIKVEYFENKGKADIKLLWKGPDRQEEVIPPNVLFLPK; this comes from the coding sequence ATGACATTGAATATATTCCGTAAACAGCGGCTGTTCGTTGTGACTATGCCCTTGATATTGCTTGCCGCTATACTGCCCTGGGTAAACACCGATAACATCTCCCCGGCAGTACCAAAAACCGTCTCGCCGGTTAATTCATCCGCTTCAGCAGAATCGCGGAATTTGCTTGAATATCTGGTGAACTTAAGCGGAAACGGCCTGATCTCCGGCCAGCATGATTATCTGGAAAGCCCCGATGAGTTCACTGGCAAGCTGAAGAAGGCGGCTGGAAGCGATGCCGTGCTTCACGGCTACGAGCTCGGAGCGGTTAACGGCCAGTCGCCCGGCATGATTGACCGCCAGCGCGAGGCGGTAGTGAAGAGCGCCATCAACTGGTATAAGAGCGGCGGTATTGTAGCCATGACGTTCCATGAGAACCTTCCCGGCACATCTCCGACCTGGTCCAATATATCCAAGAGTTTGAGCCAGAGCGATTTTGATGCCTATGTGACACCCGGCACAGCCCAGTATGACATGCTGATTGCCGACCTGGACAGGACAGCCGTATATTTGAAGCAGCTGCAGGCCGCCGGGGTTCCCGTATTGTGGCGTCCGTACCATGAAATGAACGGCGATTGGTTCTGGTGGGGCAAGAAAAATAATTTTTCTGCTCTCTGGAATATCATGTACGACCGATATGTGGGTAAACATAAATTGAACAACCTGCTCTGGGTATGGAATCCGAATGCGCCCAACGGGTGGGCCGACGCCTATGCGCCTTATTATCCGGGGGCGGATAAGGTCGATATTTTGGCGGCAGACATTTATAATAACGACTTTCAGCAGACTTATTATGACAGCCTGTTGACGCTGGCGGACGGGAAGCCGATTGCCATAGGGGAAAGCGGGGAGCTGCCTGATCCCCAACTGCTTGCCAAGAGCCAGAGCAAGTGGGTCTACATGATGACTTGGGGCAAAATGCTGACCGAGAACAACAGCCAGCAGAAAATAAGCAGCTTCATGAGCGCGGACTATACGTTGTCCAAAGACGATTTTATCCGCATGACGAACTGGCAGCCTGAAGCCGCCGGAAATGGGCTGAAGGGAGATTATTTTAGCAATAAAGACCTGAAAGGCAAACCGTTCTTAAGCAGAACCGACGCAAATCTCAACTTTATCTGGCATGATGCCCCGCCGGCCAACGGCATGGAGAGAAACTTCTATTCCGTGCGCTGGCAAGGCCATGTCCAGGCTCCCGTCACGGGCAGCTACACCATTAAGGCGGTGTCCGACGACGGAGTGCGGGTATGGATCGGCGGAAAACTCATTATCGACAGCTGGGTGCCGCAGAACGATGTTGCCCGGGAAGGAAGCATTTGGCTGAAGGGGAATACCCGTTACGACATCAAGGTGGAGTACTTTGAGAACAAAGGGAAGGCCGATATCAAGCTGCTCTGGAAAGGGCCGGATCGGCAGGAGGAGGTCATTCCCCCTAATGTGCTGTTTCTTCCCAAATGA
- a CDS encoding glycosyltransferase, which translates to MKIAIAHDYLIQMGGAERVVEVFHHMYPEAPIFTTVFNGSRLTENLKDADIRASWLQKIPGVKDNFKGVLPLYPMAIRDLDFRGFDIVLSSSSAFMKSIQVPKRTFHLCYCHTPMRFAWDYDTYMERQSNSGLFKRVLKLYIQQLKMWDQRTSKNVNQFVANSSVVKSRIRNYYHRDADVIFPPINTSRFTSSSSIGDYYLIVSRLVSYKRIDLAVEAFNRNGLKLLIVGDGPDRKRLEGMARSNVKFLGRLEDAEVNGLMSQCRAYIFPGEEDFGITPLEANAAGRPVIAYQAGGALDTIVPYVNGVFFKRQEVEDLLQAIAEVESYAWDVGKIMKHAQKFDEQTFMVQFKQYVEQAYVNFLKGG; encoded by the coding sequence ATGAAAATTGCGATAGCGCATGATTACTTAATCCAAATGGGCGGGGCGGAGAGAGTGGTGGAGGTCTTTCACCATATGTATCCGGAAGCTCCGATCTTCACGACGGTTTTTAACGGAAGCCGCCTGACCGAGAACCTCAAGGACGCGGATATCCGGGCCTCCTGGCTGCAAAAAATTCCGGGAGTGAAGGACAACTTTAAAGGGGTGCTGCCGCTTTATCCCATGGCTATTCGCGATCTGGACTTCCGCGGGTTCGATATCGTTCTGAGTTCCAGCAGCGCGTTCATGAAGAGCATTCAGGTGCCCAAGCGCACATTTCATCTCTGCTACTGCCACACCCCGATGAGATTTGCCTGGGACTATGACACCTATATGGAACGGCAGTCGAACTCGGGTCTATTCAAAAGAGTGCTGAAGCTCTACATCCAGCAGCTCAAAATGTGGGACCAGCGGACTTCCAAAAATGTGAACCAGTTTGTAGCCAACTCATCCGTTGTCAAGAGCCGGATACGGAACTACTACCACCGGGATGCCGATGTCATCTTCCCGCCCATCAATACATCCCGGTTCACCAGTTCAAGCTCCATCGGCGATTATTATCTGATCGTCTCCAGGCTCGTGTCCTACAAGCGGATCGATCTGGCGGTGGAAGCCTTCAACCGCAACGGGCTGAAGCTGCTCATCGTCGGCGACGGTCCCGACCGGAAACGGCTGGAGGGAATGGCCAGGAGCAATGTGAAATTCCTCGGCCGCCTTGAAGACGCTGAGGTCAACGGGCTGATGTCGCAGTGCAGGGCATATATTTTTCCTGGGGAAGAGGATTTCGGCATCACGCCGCTGGAGGCGAACGCCGCAGGAAGACCGGTTATCGCTTATCAGGCGGGCGGGGCGCTGGACACGATTGTCCCTTATGTCAACGGCGTATTTTTCAAGCGGCAGGAGGTCGAGGATCTGCTCCAGGCCATCGCCGAAGTGGAATCGTATGCATGGGACGTCGGAAAAATTATGAAGCACGCGCAGAAATTCGATGAACAGACTTTTATGGTGCAGTTCAAGCAGTATGTCGAACAGGCGTATGTCAACTTTTTAAAAGGAGGATGA